A window from Henckelia pumila isolate YLH828 unplaced genomic scaffold, ASM3356847v2 CTG_466, whole genome shotgun sequence encodes these proteins:
- the LOC140872602 gene encoding uncharacterized protein has translation MNTKENWRNTFYDSRTIGEEADPLDIGGKEMHRLNDSGRGNGPLAFEVNGENEHRQTNVLQDLFDDNESVSMDSMRSEDSNETKGRSLQSSKKRESRLSSSVQITISDLFEADEDSYTDKNVLECEVPQLSAWYKEKSNGHVVKDICVDEVVNVKEKILMESCKVGTLTEASEEEYFVGKKLPVEEFGTRSFLRSFISSFEDQGNKPLQLLQQGFSEDEVSESPATLSAEANPKGENQPANIPYDSKIEHGSITFNFKYPAPGESRIMNGRMENIKQQLELDESSNFLDNTNIHDDDISYTRSTSVVQCSSKMDNTGDVHGQDLNIKNVNSDNASELILVQGPKYKGLKTEISSIESLDHKRVNSNDLSIRTVDPHVTKKNHESMDAVSIVGPVQYDEGESSFSAGDLATYSGPISHSGNLSLRSDSSATSGRSFAFPILQSEWNSSPARMVKGDRRHFRKHKGWRSGLLCCRF, from the exons ATGAACACGAAGGAAAACTGGCGAAATACATTTTATGATTCTAGAACTATTGGTGAGGAAGCAGATCCACTGGACATTGGAGGTAAAGAAATGCATCGGTTGAATGATTCTGGAAGAGGCAATGGCCCATTAGCATTTGAGGTTAATGGTGAAAACGAGCATCGCCAAACTAATGTGTTGCAAGATTTATTTGATGATAATGAAAGTGTAAGTATGGATTCTATGAGAAGCGAAGATTCGAATGAAACAAAAGGTAGAAGTTTGCAGAGCAGTAAAAAAAGAGAATCTCGCCTTTCTAGCTCAGTGCAAATTACTATTTCTGACTTGTTTGAGGCGGATGAGGATTCGTACACCGATAAAAATGTGTTGGAATGTGAAGTTCCTCAGTTGTCAGCTTGGTACAAAGAGAAGAGTAATGGCCATGTTGTGAAGGACATCTGTGTCGATGAAGTGGTGAATGTGAAGGAGAAAATTTTGATGGAAAGTTGCAAGGTCGGGACTCTTACCGAGGCTTCAGAAGAGGAATATTTCGTAGGAAAAAAGCTTCCGGTTGAAGAGTTTGGTACACGAAGTTTCCTTAGATCTTTTATAAGCTCGTTTGAGGATCAGGGAAATAAACCTTTGCAACTGCTTCAACAA GGCTTTTCCGAAGATGAAGTTTCTGAGAGTCCTGCAACCTTATCAGCAGAAGCGAATCCGAAAGGAGAGAACCAACCTGCCAACATACCGTATGATAGTAAGATCGAACATGGAAGCATTACCTTCAATTTCAAGTACCCTGCCCCAGGAGAATCAAGAATCATGAATGGGAGGATGGAAAATATTAAGCAACAGTTGGAGTTGGATGAATCAAGTAATTTTCTTGATAATACCAACATTCATGATGACGATATATCATATACTAGAAGTACCAGTGTAGTTCAGTGCTCTAGCAAGATGGACAACACAGGAGATGTCCATGGACAAGACCTTAACATTAAAAACGTCAATTCCGATAATGCTTCTGAATTAATCCTGGTTCAAGGACCTAAGTACAAGGGCTTGAAAACTGAAATTTCTAGCATAGAATCCCTCGACCACAAGCGTGTGAACTCTAATGATCTTTCTATACGAACCGTTGATCCGCACGTCACCAAGAAAAACCACGAGAGCATGGATGCTGTTTCAATTGTCGGCCCAGTACAATATGATGAAGGAGAGTCGAGCTTCTCTGCAGGAGATCTTGCTACGTATTCGGGGCCAATATCACATTCCGGGAACCTCTCCCTTCGGTCTGATAGCAGCGCTACCAGTGGCAGATCTTTCGCTTTCCCAAT ATTACAATCTGAATGGAATAGCAGTCCGGCAAGAATGGTGAAAGGCGATAGGAGACATTTTCGGAAACACAAGGGTTGGAGATCAGGTCTTCTTTGCTGTAGATTCTGA